From one Streptomyces sp. R41 genomic stretch:
- a CDS encoding VOC family protein — translation MTPRFDVIGLVVSDMTASLAFYRRLGLVFPDGSEEQPHVEAELPGGLRLALDTEETVRSFHAGWRPPSGGGRVSLAFLCDSPAEVDSVYEDLVGAGHHGELKPWDAFWGMRYAVVHDPDGNGVDLFARLPETQ, via the coding sequence ATGACTCCACGATTCGACGTAATCGGCCTCGTCGTCTCCGACATGACCGCATCTCTCGCCTTCTACCGCCGCCTCGGGCTCGTCTTCCCCGACGGCTCCGAGGAGCAGCCGCACGTCGAGGCCGAGCTCCCCGGTGGGCTGCGCCTCGCGCTCGACACGGAGGAGACGGTCCGGTCGTTCCACGCCGGGTGGCGGCCGCCGAGCGGCGGCGGCCGAGTGTCGCTCGCGTTTCTTTGCGACAGCCCGGCGGAGGTCGACTCCGTGTACGAGGACCTGGTCGGCGCCGGTCATCACGGCGAGCTCAAGCCGTGGGACGCCTTCTGGGGCATGCGGTACGCCGTCGTGCACGACCCCGACGGCAACGGCGTCGACCTGTTCGCGCGGCTACCGGAGACCCAGTAG
- a CDS encoding ThuA domain-containing protein: protein MPPRLLVYTRTTGYRHDSIPDAIAAVRTLGGFEVDATEDPAAFEVPLDAYAAVVFLSTSGEVLTPPGRDRLAAYVEGGGGFVGVHAAACTEYDWAYYGELLGARFDRHPEYQPGKAVVEDRGHPATQHLPPVWEFTDEWYDFRASPRGAVRVLASADESSYEGGGMGEDHPLVWCREQGAGRVFYTALGHASEAYEEPDFRAHLLGALTWVTRT from the coding sequence ATGCCCCCGCGCCTGCTCGTCTACACCCGCACCACGGGCTACCGGCACGACTCCATTCCGGACGCCATCGCCGCCGTACGCACTCTCGGAGGGTTCGAGGTCGACGCCACCGAGGACCCCGCGGCATTCGAGGTGCCCTTGGACGCGTACGCCGCCGTCGTCTTCCTCTCCACGAGTGGGGAGGTACTGACGCCTCCGGGGCGGGACCGTCTCGCGGCGTACGTCGAGGGCGGTGGAGGGTTTGTCGGGGTGCACGCCGCCGCGTGCACCGAGTACGACTGGGCCTACTACGGTGAGCTGCTCGGCGCGCGCTTCGACCGGCACCCGGAGTATCAGCCGGGGAAGGCCGTCGTCGAGGACCGGGGGCATCCGGCTACCCAACACCTGCCGCCCGTCTGGGAGTTCACGGACGAGTGGTACGACTTCCGGGCCAGCCCCCGCGGTGCGGTGCGTGTGCTCGCCTCCGCGGACGAATCCTCGTACGAGGGCGGGGGGATGGGGGAGGACCATCCGCTGGTGTGGTGCCGCGAGCAGGGCGCGGGAAGGGTCTTCTACACCGCTCTCGGGCATGCCTCGGAGGCGTACGAGGAGCCGGACTTCCGCGCCCATCTGCTCGGCGCTCTTACGTGGGTGACCAGGACGTAA
- a CDS encoding LacI family DNA-binding transcriptional regulator, translated as MARTGSASMAAGPTLAVVAREAGVSVPTASKVVNGREDVAPETRRRVTEALDRLGYVRRPRFEASKAPGLVDLVMHSLESSWSGAVLHGVEGAAHDAGLEIVVSTGLPRTGGGRPQRGWLDKLTTRGSCGVLFNLAELAPSQYARLAQHRIPFVMIDPVLEPPPGVVSVGAANWQGGLLATEHLLSLGHERVAVIGGYRRKICGSDRIAGYRSALASAGIRYRPEYVRYGSFDETGAHRRMLELLDLPEPPTAVFVCSDKMALGVYQALAERKLSVPDDISVVGFDDLPESRWATPALTTVRQPLSEMAATALRLLVRMMAGDQPEGTRTELSTRLVERSSTGPAPVTSWSPT; from the coding sequence ATGGCCCGTACCGGGAGCGCGAGCATGGCGGCCGGACCGACGCTGGCCGTCGTCGCGCGCGAGGCGGGAGTGTCCGTGCCGACGGCGTCGAAGGTCGTCAACGGCCGGGAGGACGTGGCCCCGGAGACCCGCCGCCGAGTCACCGAGGCCCTCGACCGGCTCGGCTATGTGCGCAGACCGCGCTTCGAGGCGTCGAAGGCGCCGGGCCTGGTCGACCTCGTGATGCACTCGCTCGAGAGCTCCTGGTCGGGCGCGGTACTGCACGGCGTGGAGGGCGCGGCGCACGACGCGGGCCTGGAGATCGTGGTCTCGACGGGGCTGCCCCGGACCGGGGGCGGGCGCCCGCAGCGGGGTTGGCTGGACAAACTCACCACCCGGGGCTCCTGCGGAGTGCTGTTCAACCTGGCCGAGCTGGCTCCCTCCCAGTACGCCCGGCTCGCCCAGCACCGCATTCCGTTCGTGATGATCGACCCGGTCCTCGAACCGCCGCCGGGTGTCGTGTCGGTGGGCGCGGCGAACTGGCAAGGAGGACTGCTGGCGACAGAGCATCTGCTCTCCCTCGGCCATGAGCGCGTCGCCGTCATCGGCGGCTACCGCCGCAAGATATGCGGCAGCGACCGGATCGCCGGCTACCGCTCGGCCCTCGCGTCCGCCGGGATCCGGTACCGCCCCGAGTACGTCCGCTACGGCAGCTTCGACGAGACCGGCGCCCACCGCCGCATGCTGGAACTCCTCGACCTGCCCGAACCGCCCACGGCCGTCTTCGTCTGCTCCGACAAGATGGCGCTCGGCGTCTACCAGGCCCTGGCCGAGCGGAAGTTGAGCGTCCCGGACGACATCAGTGTGGTCGGCTTCGACGACCTCCCCGAGTCCCGCTGGGCCACCCCGGCGCTCACCACCGTGCGCCAGCCGCTCTCCGAGATGGCCGCGACGGCCCTGCGCCTGCTCGTCCGCATGATGGCGGGCGACCAGCCGGAGGGCACGCGTACGGAGCTGTCGACCCGCCTGGTGGAGCGGTCGAGCACGGGCCCCGCACCGGTTACGTCCTGGTCACCCACGTAA
- a CDS encoding glycoside hydrolase family 43 protein, with the protein MTEARTVAHNPVIRGFAPDPSLVRVGEWYYVATSSFEWFPTIPLHRSRDLAHWEYAGHVRGAVPGDSLAGVPDSGGIWAPSLSWDGERFWMVYAIVRSVGTAYFDLDTYVTTATDVNGKWTAPRRVASHGFDPALFHHEGRLWLLNMQSDHRPGGRRFAGIVLTELDRDTLAPVGETHLLLQHERLIEGPKLLKRDGWYYLVLAEGGTGFEHGVLVARSRALTGPYELDSRPLLTTRDDPEVPLQKAGHAELVETQDGEWFLSHLTARPLRTADGPRCTLGRETAIQAVTWDADGWPRLRQGGWHPAVEVDVPARPDTRTSTPAAETDTLSWPWSTLRGYADPSWADTTARPGWIRLSGRHGPESLWAQSLLARRITEHRAEAEVTVEARPRTFTQAAGLVLWYNTESSLALDLTWAEPEGEPQRGQQWRGAGRTVLSLQERDAEGLRQVALVDVDEGAPVTLGATVDGADARFWFLRDGVRTPVGPPLDFSRLSDDYGSRLRFTGAFAGIRAHDLVDASFTADFAGFRLMCTPT; encoded by the coding sequence GTGACCGAAGCCCGAACCGTGGCGCACAACCCCGTCATCCGCGGCTTCGCCCCCGACCCCTCGCTGGTCCGGGTCGGCGAGTGGTACTACGTGGCCACCAGCTCCTTCGAGTGGTTCCCCACGATTCCCCTCCACCGCTCCCGGGATCTGGCGCACTGGGAGTACGCGGGTCATGTGCGGGGCGCGGTCCCCGGCGACTCCCTGGCCGGTGTCCCCGACTCGGGCGGCATCTGGGCGCCGTCGCTGAGCTGGGACGGCGAGCGGTTCTGGATGGTCTACGCGATCGTGCGTTCGGTCGGCACCGCCTACTTCGACCTGGACACGTACGTCACCACAGCCACCGACGTCAACGGGAAGTGGACGGCTCCCCGCCGGGTCGCGAGCCACGGCTTCGACCCCGCCCTCTTCCACCACGAGGGCCGCCTGTGGCTGCTCAACATGCAGAGCGACCACCGCCCCGGGGGCCGTCGGTTCGCGGGGATCGTCCTGACGGAACTGGACCGCGACACCCTCGCCCCGGTCGGCGAGACGCATCTGCTCCTCCAGCACGAACGCCTCATCGAGGGCCCCAAACTGCTGAAGCGGGACGGCTGGTACTACCTCGTGCTCGCGGAGGGCGGCACAGGATTCGAGCACGGGGTCCTGGTGGCACGCAGCCGCGCCCTCACCGGGCCGTACGAGCTCGACTCCCGCCCCCTGCTCACGACGCGGGACGACCCTGAAGTGCCGTTGCAGAAGGCCGGACACGCCGAGCTGGTCGAGACCCAGGACGGCGAGTGGTTCCTCAGCCATCTGACGGCCCGCCCGCTGCGGACCGCGGACGGCCCCCGTTGCACGCTCGGCCGTGAGACCGCGATCCAGGCCGTGACCTGGGACGCCGACGGCTGGCCCCGGCTGCGCCAAGGTGGCTGGCACCCCGCGGTCGAGGTCGACGTACCGGCCCGTCCCGACACCCGGACGTCGACGCCCGCCGCCGAGACCGACACCCTGTCCTGGCCGTGGAGCACACTGCGCGGGTACGCCGATCCTTCCTGGGCCGACACCACCGCCCGCCCCGGCTGGATCCGGCTCAGCGGCCGTCACGGTCCCGAGTCCCTGTGGGCGCAGAGCCTGCTCGCCCGGCGCATCACCGAGCACCGGGCGGAGGCAGAGGTCACCGTCGAGGCCCGCCCCCGCACCTTCACCCAGGCCGCCGGTCTGGTGCTCTGGTACAACACGGAGTCCTCTCTCGCCCTCGACCTGACCTGGGCCGAGCCCGAGGGGGAGCCGCAGCGCGGCCAGCAGTGGCGGGGCGCCGGCCGCACCGTGCTCAGCCTCCAGGAACGGGACGCGGAGGGCCTGCGCCAAGTGGCCCTCGTCGACGTCGACGAGGGCGCCCCGGTCACGTTGGGTGCGACCGTCGACGGTGCCGACGCGCGATTCTGGTTCCTCCGGGACGGGGTGCGCACTCCGGTCGGGCCGCCGCTCGACTTCAGCCGCCTGTCCGACGACTACGGATCCCGGCTGCGTTTCACCGGCGCGTTCGCCGGGATCCGCGCGCATGACCTCGTCGACGCCTCCTTCACCGCCGACTTCGCCGGCTTCCGGCTCATGTGCACGCCCACGTAG
- a CDS encoding carbohydrate ABC transporter permease, with the protein MVLTEKGIERPPARPVRRLARPDGASRGRGGQRFILIGLVLASAYSLFPVYWLMVAATKDRTGLYQSNGLWFSGMHLWDNLHQLFTYEHGIFLRWTANSFLYAGVGSLGGTLIALATGYGLARFDFPGRNVVFACVVGSFLIPLALLTLPLYLLFSSIGLVDTPWAMLIPCLINPFSVYLAKVYTEATIPYELLEAARLDGAGELRIFFSIVLRMMTTGGATVFLLAFVNTWNAFFLPLTVLRGENNWTLNIGLYNWTGKRLESGVDLTSLVLTGALLSIVPMAIMMVAMRRYWRTGVTLGALK; encoded by the coding sequence ATGGTGCTGACCGAAAAGGGCATCGAGCGGCCCCCCGCGCGGCCCGTCCGCCGCCTCGCCCGCCCCGACGGCGCCTCGCGCGGACGCGGTGGCCAGCGCTTCATCCTGATCGGCCTGGTCCTGGCGAGCGCCTACAGCCTCTTCCCGGTGTACTGGCTGATGGTCGCCGCCACCAAGGACCGGACCGGGCTGTACCAGAGCAACGGCCTGTGGTTCTCCGGCATGCACCTCTGGGACAACCTGCACCAGCTGTTCACCTACGAGCACGGCATCTTCCTGCGCTGGACCGCCAACTCCTTCCTGTACGCGGGAGTCGGCTCCCTCGGCGGCACCCTCATCGCCCTCGCCACGGGATACGGCCTGGCCCGCTTCGACTTCCCCGGGCGCAATGTGGTGTTCGCGTGCGTGGTGGGATCCTTCCTGATCCCGCTCGCCCTGCTCACCCTCCCGCTGTATCTGCTGTTCTCGTCCATCGGACTGGTCGACACCCCCTGGGCCATGCTCATCCCGTGTCTGATCAACCCGTTCAGCGTGTACCTGGCCAAGGTCTACACCGAGGCCACGATCCCCTACGAACTGCTGGAGGCGGCCCGCCTGGACGGCGCCGGAGAGTTGCGGATCTTCTTCAGCATCGTGCTGCGGATGATGACCACGGGCGGCGCCACCGTGTTCCTGCTCGCCTTCGTCAACACGTGGAACGCGTTCTTCCTCCCGCTGACCGTGCTGCGCGGCGAGAACAACTGGACTCTCAACATCGGCCTCTACAACTGGACCGGCAAGCGGCTGGAATCCGGCGTCGACCTGACCAGCCTCGTCCTGACCGGCGCACTGCTGTCCATTGTGCCGATGGCGATCATGATGGTGGCGATGCGGCGCTACTGGCGCACCGGAGTCACGCTGGGAGCCCTCAAGTGA
- a CDS encoding carbohydrate ABC transporter permease → MIRSQRWKGAAFTVPFQLGFVFLYLVPIGYAVYQSLFLEQQSGLGLGGATEKFVGLDNYQHGLTDSAFMNSVLRVFLFACVQIPAMLAVSLLLALLLDALTARAASRFRILLLIPYMIPGVVAAIVWINLYSPEVGPLTPLGDFFGFHWNFFAPSMVWPSIGNLLTWHGIGYNMVIIYSALQGVPRELFEAARLDGASEARIALSIKIPFVRGALVLTGLLSIIQMLQIFNEPALFRNVTPQTVDDSFTPIMIIYNQAFNAGNYHYAAALSVLLALILGVASFLFYRLTSKEAD, encoded by the coding sequence ATGATCCGCTCCCAGCGCTGGAAGGGCGCCGCCTTCACGGTGCCCTTCCAGCTCGGCTTCGTCTTCCTGTACCTCGTCCCGATCGGCTACGCCGTCTACCAGTCGCTGTTCCTGGAGCAGCAGTCCGGGCTCGGCCTCGGCGGTGCGACGGAGAAGTTCGTCGGTCTGGACAACTACCAGCACGGCCTGACCGATTCGGCGTTCATGAACTCCGTCCTGCGGGTGTTCCTGTTCGCCTGCGTGCAGATCCCGGCGATGCTCGCCGTCAGCCTGCTGCTCGCCCTGCTCCTCGACGCGCTCACCGCACGGGCGGCGAGCAGGTTCCGGATCCTGCTGCTGATCCCGTACATGATCCCCGGGGTGGTCGCCGCCATAGTGTGGATCAACCTCTACAGCCCCGAGGTGGGCCCGCTGACGCCGCTGGGCGACTTCTTCGGATTCCACTGGAACTTCTTCGCGCCCTCGATGGTCTGGCCGTCCATCGGCAACCTGCTCACCTGGCACGGCATCGGCTACAACATGGTGATCATCTACTCGGCGCTCCAGGGCGTGCCCCGCGAGCTGTTCGAGGCCGCGCGCCTCGACGGCGCCTCCGAGGCCCGCATCGCGCTGAGCATCAAGATCCCGTTCGTCCGCGGAGCGCTGGTGCTGACCGGACTGCTGTCCATCATCCAGATGCTGCAGATCTTCAACGAGCCCGCGCTGTTCCGGAATGTCACGCCGCAGACGGTCGACGACAGCTTCACCCCGATCATGATCATCTACAACCAGGCGTTCAACGCCGGCAACTACCACTACGCCGCGGCTCTGTCGGTGCTGCTCGCCCTCATCCTCGGCGTCGCCTCCTTCCTCTTCTACCGGCTGACCTCGAAGGAGGCCGACTGA
- a CDS encoding ABC transporter substrate-binding protein encodes MNSITSRRRFARAAVAGLALTGLLTACGGSGSGEDPKSSGPVTLPFWGWANGQEAVVKAFNASHKDIKLKYTKVTDQLTMQKQLTNAVKAGNAPCLVQNTAEYVTTWVSQGALADITKYVESSKDKFNAGAWAGAQVQGKVYGVPTSSAPAFTIYRTDIFQKYGLKAPATWDDFIAAGKVLKKHGVKLTNYAGEDPSTLEVLAMQAGAHWYSIDGNAWKVNFQDDGTLKAAKVIQEIIDNDLNSKLSFADYAAVQRNYDNGGTATRQISTWQMAGMVQNFTKSDGKWALSPWPTFQGEAAKTPAGTNQSGGLTLVTKQCKNQEQAAQAALWMSTDTGAVKTMASPTTGNGVMPALADSDSYVGEAISDKLLGDNYEPAKKVVTDSLGTVTTDWTFGPDWTAMFTEMQSGWAKVINKDEKVTDLLAHMQEWTVKDLKSRGISVKS; translated from the coding sequence ATGAACTCCATCACCTCCAGGAGAAGGTTCGCCCGGGCCGCAGTCGCCGGTCTCGCGCTGACAGGTCTGCTCACCGCGTGCGGCGGATCCGGCTCCGGGGAGGACCCCAAGTCCTCCGGCCCGGTCACCCTCCCCTTCTGGGGCTGGGCCAACGGTCAGGAAGCCGTCGTCAAGGCCTTCAACGCGAGCCACAAGGACATCAAGCTCAAGTACACGAAGGTCACCGACCAGCTGACCATGCAGAAGCAGCTGACCAACGCCGTCAAGGCGGGCAACGCGCCCTGCCTGGTGCAGAACACCGCCGAGTACGTGACCACATGGGTCTCGCAGGGCGCCCTCGCCGACATCACCAAGTACGTCGAGTCGAGCAAGGACAAGTTCAACGCCGGCGCCTGGGCGGGCGCCCAGGTGCAGGGCAAGGTCTATGGCGTGCCCACCAGCTCCGCGCCCGCCTTCACCATCTACCGCACCGACATCTTCCAGAAGTACGGCCTCAAGGCGCCCGCGACCTGGGACGACTTCATCGCCGCCGGCAAGGTGCTGAAGAAGCACGGCGTCAAGCTCACCAACTACGCGGGCGAGGACCCGAGCACCCTGGAGGTGCTCGCGATGCAGGCCGGAGCGCACTGGTACAGCATCGACGGCAACGCGTGGAAGGTGAACTTCCAGGACGATGGCACTCTCAAGGCGGCGAAGGTGATCCAGGAGATCATCGACAACGACCTGAACTCCAAGCTCTCCTTCGCCGACTACGCGGCCGTACAGCGCAATTACGACAACGGCGGCACGGCGACCCGGCAGATCTCCACCTGGCAGATGGCCGGCATGGTGCAGAACTTCACCAAGTCCGACGGGAAGTGGGCGCTGTCACCGTGGCCGACGTTCCAGGGTGAGGCGGCCAAGACCCCGGCCGGCACCAACCAGAGCGGCGGGCTGACCCTGGTGACCAAGCAGTGCAAGAACCAGGAGCAGGCGGCCCAGGCGGCACTGTGGATGTCCACCGACACCGGCGCGGTCAAGACGATGGCGAGCCCGACGACCGGAAACGGCGTCATGCCCGCGCTGGCCGACAGTGACTCGTACGTCGGTGAGGCGATCTCCGACAAGCTGCTCGGTGACAACTACGAGCCGGCCAAGAAGGTCGTGACGGACAGCCTGGGCACGGTCACCACCGACTGGACCTTCGGCCCGGACTGGACCGCGATGTTCACGGAGATGCAGAGCGGCTGGGCCAAGGTCATCAACAAGGACGAGAAGGTCACCGACCTGCTGGCGCACATGCAGGAGTGGACGGTCAAGGACCTCAAGTCCCGCGGCATCAGCGTGAAGAGCTGA
- a CDS encoding LacI family DNA-binding transcriptional regulator, whose protein sequence is MSQRKASGDAGRATIRDVAERAGVSVASVSRVLSGNYPVSEDLRRRVMKVVRDLDYVTNAHARSLAGGGTPTVAILINNITGAAFAHVAKGVEGAATLRGWLSLVGTTGDDPERELALVNLMRQQGVAAVVLLGGAYDYDEYQLRMARFARSLDAAGSHLVLVGRPPLEGDVPATTVDYDNEGGAYAMASHLLSAGHRRVLVLPGPAELTTAQGRLRGSERAFEAYGVPFDPGMVRHGPYDDEHGYSAVETALHETPDFTAVLAGTDVVAAGAMQALRAAGLRVPEDVSIVGYDDIPLASQLTPQLTTVHVPYEEMGRVALRAVADRREGGAGRRKGADGDHLVLGTHVVVRNSVQPPSRG, encoded by the coding sequence GTGAGTCAGCGCAAGGCGTCCGGTGACGCCGGACGGGCCACCATCCGCGACGTGGCGGAGCGGGCGGGTGTCTCCGTCGCGAGCGTGTCGCGTGTCCTGTCCGGCAACTACCCGGTGTCGGAGGACCTGCGCCGCCGGGTGATGAAGGTCGTCCGGGACCTGGACTACGTCACCAACGCCCACGCCCGCTCCCTCGCCGGCGGCGGTACGCCGACGGTCGCCATCCTCATCAACAACATCACCGGCGCCGCGTTCGCCCACGTGGCCAAGGGAGTTGAGGGCGCCGCCACCCTGCGCGGCTGGCTCTCCCTGGTCGGCACCACAGGCGACGACCCCGAACGGGAACTCGCGCTGGTCAACCTCATGCGCCAGCAGGGCGTGGCCGCGGTGGTCCTGCTCGGCGGCGCCTACGACTACGACGAGTACCAGCTGCGCATGGCCCGCTTCGCCCGTTCCCTCGACGCGGCCGGCTCCCATCTCGTCCTGGTGGGCAGGCCGCCTCTTGAGGGCGACGTCCCGGCCACGACGGTCGACTACGACAACGAGGGCGGCGCCTACGCGATGGCCAGCCACCTGCTGTCGGCCGGGCACCGCAGGGTCCTGGTGTTGCCGGGACCCGCCGAACTCACCACGGCCCAGGGCCGGTTGAGGGGCTCTGAGCGGGCCTTCGAGGCGTACGGCGTGCCCTTCGACCCGGGCATGGTGCGGCACGGGCCCTACGACGACGAGCACGGCTACAGCGCCGTCGAGACGGCCCTGCACGAAACGCCGGACTTCACCGCGGTGCTCGCGGGCACGGACGTGGTCGCCGCGGGGGCCATGCAGGCCCTGCGCGCGGCCGGGCTGCGGGTGCCGGAGGACGTCTCGATCGTCGGCTACGACGACATCCCGCTCGCCTCCCAGCTCACGCCCCAACTCACCACCGTGCACGTGCCGTACGAGGAGATGGGCCGCGTGGCGCTGCGCGCGGTGGCCGACCGGCGCGAGGGCGGCGCGGGCCGTCGTAAGGGCGCCGACGGCGATCACCTCGTACTGGGCACCCATGTCGTCGTACGCAACTCCGTGCAGCCGCCTTCCAGGGGCTGA
- a CDS encoding hydroxyacid dehydrogenase — translation MPNPQPPRVVFAMDPVHLPLLFPPPLLARLRQASDLDPGLVVRDFADPAAAEALARAEVLITGWGCPRLDVGALAAAPRLRTVLHAAGSIRSLVGEAVWERGITVSSAVTGNALPVAEYTLAMILLAGKDTFTHRERFRATHAYPTDTETAHTGNVGRRIGVIGASRVGRRLLELLRPFDFTVLLHDPYVSPAEAAALGAELLALEDLLRHSDIVSLHAPDIPETYRMLDAGRLALIRDGGFLINTSRGALVDPDALTDELVSGRLHAILDVTEPEPLPAGSPLYRLPNVFLTPHIAGSLGNELERLGRIVVEELERLVAGLPPAHEVRHSDLAHVA, via the coding sequence ATGCCCAACCCCCAGCCGCCGAGGGTCGTGTTCGCAATGGATCCGGTGCACCTCCCCCTGCTCTTCCCTCCGCCGCTCCTGGCCCGGCTGAGGCAGGCGTCCGACCTCGATCCCGGACTCGTCGTACGGGACTTCGCCGATCCGGCGGCCGCGGAGGCTCTCGCCCGGGCAGAGGTGCTGATCACCGGGTGGGGCTGCCCCCGCCTCGACGTCGGCGCGCTGGCCGCCGCACCCCGCCTGCGCACCGTCCTGCACGCCGCGGGCTCGATCCGTTCGCTGGTCGGCGAGGCCGTGTGGGAACGCGGGATCACGGTCTCCAGCGCGGTGACCGGCAACGCCCTGCCGGTCGCGGAGTACACGCTGGCGATGATCCTGCTCGCCGGAAAGGACACCTTCACCCACCGCGAGCGCTTCCGAGCCACCCACGCCTACCCGACCGACACCGAGACCGCGCACACCGGCAACGTCGGCCGCCGGATCGGAGTCATCGGCGCCTCGCGCGTGGGCCGCCGACTGCTCGAGCTGCTGCGGCCGTTCGACTTCACGGTCCTGCTCCACGACCCCTACGTCAGCCCCGCCGAGGCCGCCGCCCTCGGTGCCGAACTCCTGGCGCTGGAGGACCTGTTGCGGCACAGCGACATCGTGTCGCTGCATGCCCCCGACATCCCCGAGACCTATCGCATGCTCGACGCCGGCCGGCTCGCGCTCATCCGGGACGGCGGTTTCCTGATCAACACCTCGCGCGGCGCCCTGGTCGACCCCGACGCCCTCACGGACGAGCTGGTCTCCGGCCGACTGCACGCGATCCTCGACGTCACCGAACCCGAGCCGCTGCCCGCCGGATCGCCGCTGTACCGCCTGCCCAACGTCTTCCTCACCCCGCACATCGCGGGCTCGCTCGGCAACGAGCTGGAACGCCTCGGCCGTATCGTCGTGGAAGAACTGGAACGCCTGGTCGCAGGCCTGCCCCCGGCCCACGAGGTGCGCCACTCGGACCTGGCGCATGTCGCGTGA
- a CDS encoding extracellular solute-binding protein — protein MHTQAGAPLSRRRFLALSAGGAAGGAAALSGCAMQVSTGVSGSGETVTVMVKSGEITTDDVKQAYKDLGIKIVLVKYDITKLIAMMTTGSPPDLVRGVGAIDTPYFAARQVMEDLDPYFARSGVLKEDDLDPVNDLWRYDGRTQGKGPRYGMAKDFSQDSMYWCNTSLFDRADVDQPPETEPVTFEEWLESAKRLTRRKNGQTTVYGGSYNGLMKSSLLACLTAAAGGNLFTDDFSRVDFTTPEARKALGWYIDYCKAKVGPSPVQPDPNAWDGPTYQADRMAMSNSGYWLGGMINTDPKLAEVSRLAPAPVFEGAPRLSPCQGGTGLWMPKKAPDKDAAWRVFEWFFGEGPAKARASGGWGIPSLKSLRPLMPAKEEYQKRALKVQEAELSHFSVISFTPYATADALDALFNQAAPAAMTGQMSVDTLARRLNSAMNEQLKRGKEQVG, from the coding sequence ATGCACACCCAGGCCGGTGCTCCGTTGAGCCGCCGCCGCTTCCTCGCCCTGTCGGCGGGCGGTGCCGCGGGCGGCGCGGCGGCGTTGAGCGGCTGCGCCATGCAGGTGTCCACCGGGGTCAGCGGTTCGGGCGAGACCGTCACGGTGATGGTCAAGTCCGGTGAGATCACCACGGATGACGTCAAGCAGGCCTACAAGGACCTCGGCATCAAGATCGTCCTCGTGAAGTACGACATCACCAAGCTGATCGCGATGATGACCACCGGGAGTCCACCCGATCTGGTGCGCGGCGTCGGCGCCATCGACACACCGTATTTCGCGGCGCGGCAGGTGATGGAGGACCTGGATCCCTACTTCGCCAGAAGCGGCGTCCTCAAGGAGGACGACCTGGACCCGGTCAACGATCTGTGGCGCTACGACGGCCGGACCCAGGGCAAGGGGCCGCGCTACGGCATGGCGAAGGACTTCTCCCAGGACTCCATGTACTGGTGCAACACCTCGCTCTTCGACAGGGCGGACGTCGACCAGCCGCCGGAGACGGAGCCGGTCACGTTCGAGGAGTGGCTGGAGAGTGCGAAGCGCCTCACCCGGCGCAAGAACGGCCAGACGACCGTCTACGGCGGCAGCTACAACGGCCTGATGAAGTCGAGCCTCCTCGCCTGTCTGACGGCGGCGGCCGGCGGCAACCTGTTCACCGACGACTTCTCCCGCGTCGACTTCACCACCCCCGAGGCCCGCAAAGCGCTGGGCTGGTACATCGACTACTGCAAGGCCAAGGTCGGACCGAGCCCCGTCCAGCCCGACCCCAACGCCTGGGACGGACCCACCTACCAGGCCGACCGCATGGCCATGTCGAACTCGGGCTACTGGCTCGGCGGCATGATCAACACCGATCCGAAGCTGGCGGAGGTGTCACGTCTCGCCCCCGCCCCGGTCTTCGAAGGCGCTCCGCGGCTCAGTCCCTGCCAGGGCGGCACCGGCCTGTGGATGCCGAAGAAGGCACCCGACAAGGACGCCGCATGGCGGGTCTTCGAGTGGTTCTTCGGCGAAGGTCCTGCCAAGGCCCGCGCGTCCGGCGGCTGGGGCATCCCGAGCCTGAAGTCGCTGCGCCCGCTGATGCCGGCCAAGGAGGAGTACCAGAAGCGGGCGCTGAAGGTGCAGGAGGCCGAGCTGTCCCACTTCTCCGTCATCTCCTTCACGCCGTACGCCACGGCGGACGCGCTCGACGCCCTGTTCAACCAGGCTGCCCCGGCGGCGATGACGGGCCAGATGTCCGTCGACACCCTCGCCCGGCGCCTCAACTCGGCCATGAACGAGCAGCTCAAGCGCGGGAAGGAGCAGGTGGGATGA